A window of Pristis pectinata isolate sPriPec2 chromosome 33, sPriPec2.1.pri, whole genome shotgun sequence contains these coding sequences:
- the csf2rb gene encoding cytokine receptor common subunit beta has product MEVFQGRWTPQAINPHPNPPPPHWETKDEEVQDITSSLKCLTDYKYKIECQWVEDTAAKRYIPMDLYYQRSSTVSNCSQQLCNRMGTSTTTSSTESHCIIKNTFFAVGIEYTFTFKPKNPISLNKSFRLMENIKLQSPHGLTVNVTETGDYLLSWETIYTGNSSNIRLGTLQYEVNYKRTWESWENSVSETITGGSRQLEINSSALRSADTYVARVRMRPLQSTYRHLWSAWSSQVQWNVMTSEVDSQTAEAEVMPQNLQCTYNGIQQIECTWEVMRESSKYFSFKLHYKKASSSETQECQTSVIVRTYPHLTVHRCNIPVPDQEDFENYEVFLKLVNPSMKYKPYKNIKPIAPYNLTSKELPDGRFQLEWNTIEALYGLNYEINYKKADKSWEDTKVKMIPQDTRTFILPKDSLEPSSQYLVRVRAKVYCEPTEVECYRGPWSDWSLSVQLNTGPDKEIPIIVACILMVLFFILSPATIMLVKRKKRLWLESIPDPAKSRLFHKDTQTAPLRPLAAIEPVTLEEGNICKVVTAGSSAASPQVTPRVKAKLTPRRRRNRTTLLPQ; this is encoded by the exons ATGGAGGTGTTCCAGGGCCGTTGGACACCGCAGGCGATAAATCctcaccccaacccaccccctccacactgGGAGACTAAAGATGAAGAGG TGCAAGACATTACCAGCAGCTTGAAATGTTTAACCGACTACAAGTACAAGATCGAATGCCAGTGGGTTGAAGACACAGCGGCAAAACGTTACATCCCGATGGATCTGTATTATCAGAGGTCTTCAACAGTCAGCAACTGCAG TCAGCAGCTCTGCAACAGGATGGGAACATCCACGACGACCTCAAGCACCGAGAGTCACTGCATCATAAAGAATACGTTTTTCGCTGTTGGAATTGAATATACGTTTACTTTTAAACCAAAGAATCCCATAAGTCTCAATAAATCCTTCAGACTGATGGAAAACA TCAAGCTACAATCTCCGCACGGTCTGACTGTTAATGTCACAGAGACAGGGGACTACTTACTGTCCTGGGAGACAATTTACACAGGGAATTCCTCTAACATACGCTTGGGAACATTACAGTATGAAGTCAACTACAAgcggacttgggagtcctgggaG AATTCAGTGAGCGAAACCATCACAGGGGGCAGCCGTCAACTTGAAATCAACAGCTCAGCTCTGAGGTCTGCCGATACCTATGTTGCTCGTGTACGAATGAGGCCTCTGCAATCCACCTACAGGCACCTCTGGAGTGCGTGGAGCTCGCAGGTCCAATGGAACGTGATGACAAGCGAGGTGGACTCCCAAACAG CTGAAGCCGAGGTGATGCCTCAAAATTTGCAGTGCACCTACAACGGGATCCAGCAGATTGAATGCACTTGGGAAGTGATGAGAGAGTCCAGTAAATATTTCTCCTTCAAGCTCCACTATAAAAAGGCCAGCAGTTCAGA GACCCAGGAGTGCCAGACATCCGTGATAGTCCGCACAtacccacacctcacggttcatCGCTGTAACATACCTGTGCCTGACCAGGAGGACTTTGAGAATTATGAGGTGTTCCTGAAGCTCGTCAATCCATCAATGAAATATAAACCTTATAAAAACA TTAAACCAATCGCCCCTTACAACTTGACCTCAAAGGAGTTGCctgatgggagatttcaactGGAGTGGAACACCATCGAGGCTCTGTACGGGTTGAATTATGAGATCAACTACAAGAAGGCTGATAAATCTTGGGAG GATACCAAGGTGAAGATGATTCCTCAGGACACCAGAACATTCATCCTGCCGAAAGATTCCCTGGAGCCTTCCAGCCAGTACTTAGTCAGGGTGAGAGCAAAGGTGTACTGTGAGCCGACCGAAGTTGAATGCTACCGTGGACCCTGGAGTGACTGGAGTTTGTCCGTACAGCTGAACACTGGTCCAG ATAAAGAGATCCCCATTATTGTAGCGTGCATCCTGATGGTACTTTTCTTCATCCTCTCACCGGCCACCATCATGCTCGTCAAAAG GAAGAAGAGGTTGTGGTTGGAAAGTATTCCTGACCCAGCCAAGAGCAGGCTCTTCCACAAGGACACACAG ACAGCCCCGTTGAGACCATTAGCAGCCATAGAGCCTGTGACTTtggaagaaggcaacatctgcaaAGTGGTGACTGCAGGATCATCTGCTGCCTCTCCTCAGGTTACCCCAAG GGTAAAAGCCAAACTAACTCCCAGAAGGAGGAGGAACAGGACCACTCTACTCCCCCAGTGA